In Alkalihalobacillus sp. TS-13, the following are encoded in one genomic region:
- a CDS encoding TVP38/TMEM64 family protein has product MDKQKWIRKIVIIIILVGLFIWLNQAFLEIPPREIRDWVMVFGWIAPGIYLLMFTVRPLVLFPASLLAIVGGLAFGFWFGVFLTIIGACLGAILSFLAIRKLGITFGRIPDSEKYETLRQQIDKKGFIILLVLRLLPFLHFELVTYLSAVSTIRFSHYLFATLLGLVPGALIYCGIGSSTYSGGNELIIISIASLVVLTALPILFRKKLSRMLAVRLDQK; this is encoded by the coding sequence ATGGACAAACAGAAATGGATACGTAAGATTGTAATCATCATTATTTTAGTAGGGTTATTTATCTGGTTGAATCAAGCTTTCTTAGAAATTCCCCCAAGGGAAATTCGGGATTGGGTGATGGTGTTTGGCTGGATAGCACCCGGGATATACCTGCTCATGTTCACAGTACGTCCCCTCGTCTTGTTTCCGGCTTCTTTATTAGCGATTGTGGGTGGTCTTGCGTTCGGTTTCTGGTTTGGGGTGTTTCTAACAATCATCGGAGCGTGTTTAGGAGCGATCCTATCGTTCCTGGCGATACGGAAGTTAGGGATTACATTCGGGAGGATACCGGATTCCGAAAAATACGAAACCTTACGACAACAAATAGACAAGAAAGGTTTCATCATCTTATTGGTTTTGCGTCTGCTACCATTTTTACATTTTGAACTGGTTACATATCTAAGTGCAGTATCGACTATTCGTTTTTCACATTATTTATTTGCGACCTTATTGGGGCTGGTCCCGGGAGCCTTGATTTATTGCGGCATCGGAAGCAGTACGTATTCTGGGGGGAATGAATTGATCATAATATCGATTGCTTCCCTGGTGGTCCTCACAGCTTTGCCAATCCTGTTCAGGAAAAAGCTTTCACGAATGTTAGCCGTCCGACTTGATCAGAAATAA
- a CDS encoding MFS transporter: protein MFWSAHQSIHILFLLDALTFFISFFILLQVDFHIKKDQVQHQSSPFSMIKSGLKFLFSRQNIRVLLLLLFPVAWMGKVFDVLVLELSSLIHGATFNYLGLLLSVFALGGISSSFCILKFHDRLDILALTRGSGFTLCIWLMIIGFWSIPVIIYFPIYLFVWIHPYTDCDDASNSSTRKNRASVFRTYLCIKKQKKVVHNPGE from the coding sequence TTGTTCTGGTCTGCCCATCAATCGATACATATATTATTTTTATTAGACGCACTTACCTTTTTCATAAGCTTCTTCATACTTTTACAAGTAGACTTCCATATTAAAAAAGACCAGGTACAGCATCAATCTTCTCCGTTTTCAATGATTAAAAGTGGATTGAAATTTTTATTTTCAAGACAAAATATCCGTGTGTTGTTGCTCCTTCTCTTCCCTGTTGCATGGATGGGGAAGGTTTTCGACGTATTGGTTCTAGAATTGAGCAGCTTGATACACGGAGCTACGTTCAATTATTTAGGATTGCTACTTTCCGTTTTTGCTCTCGGCGGTATTTCTTCATCCTTCTGTATTCTAAAATTTCATGATCGTTTGGATATTTTGGCTTTAACGAGGGGAAGTGGATTCACCTTATGTATCTGGTTAATGATCATAGGTTTTTGGTCGATTCCAGTAATCATTTATTTTCCTATTTACCTATTCGTTTGGATTCATCCTTACACTGATTGTGATGATGCTTCAAATTCTTCTACAAGAAAAAATCGAGCAAGCGTATTTAGGACGTATCTTTGCATAAAAAAACAGAAAAAAGTCGTACACAATCCTGGTGAGTGA
- a CDS encoding putative holin-like toxin — protein sequence MESWYNSKSAIEDTRRRKADPRHKQSRKGVQPLTAFEAISLMITFGLLIVTLLSFPDKRK from the coding sequence ATGGAATCGTGGTATAATAGTAAGAGTGCGATAGAGGATACTCGAAGGAGAAAGGCTGATCCCCGTCACAAGCAGTCAAGGAAGGGGGTGCAGCCATTGACAGCGTTCGAAGCGATCAGTCTGATGATCACATTTGGATTGTTAATCGTGACGTTGTTGTCTTTTCCTGATAAAAGGAAATAA
- a CDS encoding DUF3990 domain-containing protein: protein MEKSVSTVYYGTTLFAANIIKSYGIWIDIQSRLTDFGKGFYVTFNNYQALKWARVKAHQVQIPHHVLERLGITVKEYIHHPYSRIPAIMKFQIDTNLLKSLSGIIFPSTNHPLWP, encoded by the coding sequence ATGGAGAAGAGTGTTAGCACTGTATACTATGGAACAACCTTATTTGCTGCTAATATCATTAAATCATATGGGATCTGGATCGATATCCAAAGTAGACTGACAGACTTCGGAAAGGGGTTTTATGTCACATTCAATAACTACCAGGCATTAAAATGGGCAAGAGTGAAAGCACATCAGGTACAGATTCCACACCATGTCCTAGAAAGACTCGGTATCACTGTGAAAGAGTATATTCACCATCCATATTCGCGTATCCCTGCCATTATGAAGTTTCAAATCGATACAAATTTATTGAAATCTTTAAGTGGTATCATTTTCCCTTCAACTAACCATCCTTTATGGCCATAA
- a CDS encoding RNA polymerase sigma factor produces MEAIHLQEQNQDIDLNLIYETFRHKVFKVAVMITHDRYLAEDIVQETFIKAFKKIDSILDIDKIGSWLSTIASRTAIDLIRKEKRSGAILVEDVIYTANEYNQEKNDVEQIVEGLWMEKEIEHEVSALKPVLREVFLLKYDDGLKEEEISDRLQLPLGTVKSRLYRARQQIKCGLNKQISS; encoded by the coding sequence ATGGAGGCAATACACCTTCAAGAACAGAATCAAGATATTGATTTAAATCTTATATATGAAACATTCAGGCATAAAGTATTTAAGGTTGCAGTGATGATCACCCATGACAGATATCTTGCAGAAGATATCGTTCAAGAGACTTTCATCAAGGCATTCAAGAAAATCGATTCGATATTGGATATTGATAAAATCGGTTCGTGGCTTTCGACCATCGCCTCACGGACAGCGATTGACCTCATCCGTAAAGAAAAGAGATCCGGCGCAATCCTGGTAGAGGATGTCATTTATACAGCTAACGAATACAACCAGGAAAAGAATGATGTTGAACAAATCGTCGAAGGTCTATGGATGGAAAAAGAAATCGAACACGAAGTAAGTGCACTAAAACCGGTTTTGCGTGAAGTTTTTTTACTTAAATATGATGATGGATTGAAAGAAGAAGAGATTTCTGATCGGTTACAGCTCCCATTAGGAACTGTGAAATCACGCCTATACCGGGCAAGGCAGCAAATCAAATGTGGATTAAATAAACAAATTAGTTCCTAA